TGAACGGCATCCGCTACGAGCGGGAGGTCGAGGTGAGAAAGACCCTCGCGGACTTTTTGCGCTACGACCTGGGGCTCAAGGGCACCCACGTCGGGTGCGAGCACGGGGTGTGCGGGGCGTGCACGGTGATGCTCGGGGATGCGAGCGTCCGCTCTTGCATCCTGTACGCGGTTCAGGCCGACGGGCAGGAGGTTCTCACCGTGGAGGGGCTCTCCTCGCCGGAGGGGCCGCTGCACCCGCTGCAGCAGGCCTTCCACGAGCACCACGGGTTGCAGTGCGGTTTCTGCACGCCGGGGTTCCTGATGAGCGCCCTGGAGCTTCTGGCGGAGAAGCAGAACCCGGGCGAAGAGGAGATCCGGGAGGCGCTCTCGGGAAACCTCTGCCGCTGTACCGGCTACGAGGGGATTGTAGAGGCGGTGCGCGCGGCGGACAGGACCTGGGACAGGGGGTAGGCGACCGTGAAGATGGAGAACGAGTTTGCCGTGAAGGCCCCGCTCGGGAGGGTGTGGGAGACGATGCTCGATCTGGAGCGCATCGCGCCCTGCCTGCCCGGGGCCTCGATAGAGGAGTCCGCCGACGGCGAGTACCTCGGGACGATGGCGGTGAGGCTCGGTTCGATCTCGGTCCGCTACCGCGGGACGGTTCGTCTCGAGGAGGCCGACGAAGAGAACCGCCGGGCCCGACTCCGGGCGAGCGGCAGAGAGAC
This genomic interval from Rubrobacter calidifluminis contains the following:
- a CDS encoding (2Fe-2S)-binding protein; amino-acid sequence: MERRRTIRLTVNGIRYEREVEVRKTLADFLRYDLGLKGTHVGCEHGVCGACTVMLGDASVRSCILYAVQADGQEVLTVEGLSSPEGPLHPLQQAFHEHHGLQCGFCTPGFLMSALELLAEKQNPGEEEIREALSGNLCRCTGYEGIVEAVRAADRTWDRG